A stretch of Bombina bombina isolate aBomBom1 chromosome 2, aBomBom1.pri, whole genome shotgun sequence DNA encodes these proteins:
- the LOC128649628 gene encoding oocyte zinc finger protein XlCOF19, protein MEDAAIPHCEFEKETCKPSPGPDQNIPETFNGSVKQNLVDKCNSQEHIQEQSKSNDKCIIYSCLGTIEDKQFNCSTCGKKFARGSNLAMHEIIHTGVKPYVCCICEKSFSHSSHLVRHKRVHTGAKPYVCTECGKSFNQSSNLVTHQRTHTGEKPFSCTSCGKSFTDYSALVRHVRVHTGEKPYSCSSCGKGFSDRSNLIVHQRTHTGERPYVCIECGKGFIDSSSLAKHRRTHNAKKLYICSECGQSFLDYPSLVKHETAENCQSFKRTF, encoded by the coding sequence ATGGAAGATGCTGCTATACCCCACTGTGAGTTTGAGAAGGAGACTTGCAAACCATCCCCAGGGCCAGATCAAAATATCCCAGAGACATTCAATGGTTCTGTAAAGCAGAATCTTGTTGATAAATGTAATTCACAAGAGCACATTCAAGAACAGTCTAAGTCAAATGATAAGTGTATCATTTACTCTTGTTTAGGAACCATAGAAGACAAGCAGTTTAATTGTTCCACATGTGGCAAGAAGTTTGCTCGCGGTTCCAACCTTGCGATGCATGAGATTATTCACACAGGTGTGAAGCCATATGTGTGTTGCATATGTGAAAAAAGCTTTAGCCACAGTTCTCATCTTGTTCGACATAAAAGGGTTCACACTGGAGCAAAACCATACGTAtgcacagagtgtgggaaaagtttcaATCAGAGTTCCAATCTTGTAACACACCAGAGGACTCATACTGGCGAGAAGCCATTCTCATGCACTTCATGTGGCAAGAGCTTTACCGATTACTCTGCTCTTGTACGGCACGTGAGAGTTCACACTGGTGAAAAACCATATTCTTGTTCTTCATGTGGGAAAGGCTTTTCGGATCGCTCCAATTTAATTGTCCATCAGAGAACGCACACTGGAGAAAGGCCATATGTTTGTATAGAATGTGGTAAAGGTTTTATTGACAGCTCATCCCTAGCTAAACACCGGAGAACACACAATGCAAAGAAACTTTACATATGTTCTGAATGCGGCCAAAGTTTTCTTGACTATCCATCACTTGTTAAACATGAAACAGCTGAAAATTGTCAATcgtttaaaaggacattctaa